The Gemmata palustris genome includes a region encoding these proteins:
- a CDS encoding alpha-ketoacid dehydrogenase subunit beta, giving the protein MANMAQAVRMALHYGEKHLGVTDVFGEDVGPPLGGVFTATQGLKTAWNTPLDERGIIGTAMGIAYAGGRPVCEIQFCDYAFNVLDMFKIAGNQRWASGGGYDMPLVVMTPNGAGIRGSLYHSHSFESWASRLPGWKVVMPSNALDAYGLMIAAIKDPNPVLVLLPKALLRARDPRLIPGEPADQDELSRMIDAPIGDRADWEPNWPELEDHTVKIGTAELVREGTFGTVISYGRPLPLCAQAADELANQHHRTFDVIDLRSIFPYDWEMISRSVLKTGRVLIVNEDTEVTNFGEHLLRRIVDEHFYDLVVRPRTLMGKHVPGIGMNQNYELNSVPQLGDIRGALWDLATEAA; this is encoded by the coding sequence ATGGCGAACATGGCACAGGCGGTGCGAATGGCACTGCACTACGGCGAAAAACACCTCGGGGTGACGGACGTGTTCGGTGAGGACGTCGGCCCGCCCCTCGGCGGGGTCTTTACCGCCACGCAGGGCCTGAAGACCGCGTGGAACACCCCGCTCGACGAGCGCGGCATCATTGGCACCGCGATGGGCATCGCTTACGCCGGTGGGCGGCCCGTCTGCGAAATCCAGTTCTGCGACTACGCGTTCAACGTTCTGGACATGTTCAAGATCGCGGGCAACCAGCGCTGGGCCAGCGGCGGAGGCTACGACATGCCCCTGGTGGTGATGACGCCGAACGGGGCGGGCATCCGCGGGAGCCTGTACCACTCGCACAGTTTCGAGAGCTGGGCGAGCCGGCTCCCGGGGTGGAAGGTCGTGATGCCGTCCAACGCGCTGGACGCTTACGGCCTCATGATCGCGGCGATCAAGGACCCGAACCCGGTGCTCGTGCTCCTGCCCAAAGCGCTGCTCCGCGCGCGCGACCCGCGGCTCATCCCGGGCGAACCGGCCGACCAGGACGAACTGAGCCGGATGATCGATGCACCGATCGGCGACCGCGCCGACTGGGAACCGAACTGGCCGGAGCTCGAAGACCACACGGTGAAGATCGGTACGGCGGAACTGGTCCGCGAGGGCACGTTCGGCACCGTCATCAGCTACGGGCGCCCGCTACCGCTGTGCGCGCAAGCCGCGGACGAACTCGCGAACCAACACCACCGCACGTTCGACGTGATCGACCTGCGGAGCATCTTCCCCTACGACTGGGAGATGATCTCCCGGAGTGTACTGAAAACGGGCCGCGTGCTGATCGTGAACGAGGACACCGAGGTGACGAACTTCGGCGAGCACCTGCTCCGCCGGATCGTGGACGAACACTTCTACGACTTGGTGGTGCGCCCGCGGACGCTGATGGGCAAGCACGTCCCCGGTATCGGTATGAACCAGAACTACGAACTCAACAGCGTCCCGCAGTTGGGCGACATTCGCGGCGCGTTGTGGGACTTGGCGACCGAGGCCGCTTAA
- a CDS encoding thiamine pyrophosphate-dependent dehydrogenase E1 component subunit alpha yields the protein MPDANEDPPDIEDALLRRGTRTAAPSAIRSGRDVMSVEVALTVFRQMLRTRALEERSIKMSKSGEAYFWIGGPGEEAFNVCLGLQINKGRGPAHDYLHLHYRNAGIMLAMGMPMIEHTRQLAMRWTDRHSRGRNFVGHYSIPEWNVVPVTSVIEVQFAMAPGTALVQKRHGLKTPGENEGISVVVGGEAGTAEGDFESCLNWSTRPGAELPVLMLVTNNRYGISTDLDSVHTHRPIADRAIPYGVRHETIDGNDPVATWHGIDRAMRYCRRERKPFLLEATVSRLHGHSSSSGAQRNWNEIDPLNAFEQKLIDAGAIDTNAVRALKDEAKAEADEAVVETMKEAEPTREDVYAFTYAPSEVDAAYPKDYTGLPGAK from the coding sequence ATGCCGGATGCAAACGAGGATCCGCCCGATATCGAAGACGCGCTGCTGCGGCGCGGCACCCGCACCGCAGCACCGTCCGCGATCCGGTCGGGTCGCGACGTCATGTCGGTCGAGGTCGCGCTCACGGTCTTTCGCCAGATGCTCCGCACGCGCGCTCTCGAGGAGCGCAGTATCAAGATGTCCAAGTCCGGAGAGGCCTACTTCTGGATAGGCGGGCCGGGCGAAGAGGCCTTCAACGTCTGCCTCGGGCTGCAAATCAACAAGGGCCGCGGTCCCGCTCACGACTACCTGCACCTCCACTACCGCAACGCCGGAATCATGCTCGCGATGGGGATGCCCATGATCGAGCACACGCGACAACTCGCGATGCGGTGGACCGACCGGCACTCGCGCGGGCGCAACTTCGTCGGGCACTACAGCATCCCCGAGTGGAACGTCGTCCCGGTCACGAGCGTGATCGAGGTGCAGTTCGCGATGGCGCCCGGTACCGCACTCGTGCAGAAGCGCCACGGTCTGAAGACCCCCGGCGAGAACGAGGGGATCAGCGTCGTCGTGGGCGGCGAGGCCGGCACCGCCGAGGGCGACTTCGAGAGCTGCTTGAACTGGAGCACGCGGCCCGGCGCGGAACTGCCGGTCCTGATGCTGGTGACCAACAACCGGTACGGCATCTCGACCGACCTCGATAGCGTTCACACGCACCGGCCGATCGCGGACCGCGCGATCCCCTACGGCGTGCGCCACGAAACGATCGACGGCAACGACCCCGTGGCGACGTGGCACGGCATCGACCGCGCGATGCGCTACTGCCGCCGCGAGCGCAAGCCGTTCCTGCTCGAGGCGACGGTGAGCCGGTTGCACGGGCACTCGTCTTCGAGCGGCGCCCAGCGCAACTGGAACGAGATCGACCCGCTGAACGCGTTCGAGCAGAAGCTCATCGACGCGGGCGCGATCGACACGAACGCCGTTCGCGCGCTGAAAGACGAAGCGAAAGCGGAAGCGGACGAGGCCGTCGTCGAGACGATGAAAGAAGCGGAACCCACTCGTGAAGACGTGTACGCATTCACCTACGCCCCGAGCGAAGTGGACGCAGCGTACCCGAAAGATTACACCGGCCTCCCAGGAGCGAAGTAA
- a CDS encoding spermine/spermidine synthase domain-containing protein yields the protein MRDRPAFDLFLISWLVLFLELACIRWFPSHVLFLTFFVNLVLLACFVGMSVGCLVSRRPNNFIRHTPYWLLLGTGLGLVANVNSDYLQAVFAVGNPAKPDVVYFGTEAPAVSRNPLPFTVPMELVGALFFVIIAGIMVGPGQEMGRAFNRVTNRTTAYSANLLGSLVGIGTFALSSVLRLPPIVWFGLAGAVLALWLLRKTPAPDGAAPGAAPTPAAPTIPLACLVTAVVLTFATSGFLPIFNRDTIWSEYYRIDSLRPTADAPNHTINTNLISQQLMEPRKDPPIAAVAYALPYLFQRDLKTPEGAPAWKPFQRVLIIGAGNGNDVARALLWAAPDAQIDAVEIDPVIQQLGAQYHPDQPFQDPRVKVYINDGRNFLRDAKPETYDLVVFALIDSLVLQSGYSNLRLESYLFTLESFQDVRRVLKPTGVYTVYNFFRHPWIAVRIREQLRTAFGGVDPVAVTTPPTGAIRFTDPLDPGMCTGLFAGSAEVLAPLKRAFEPRAGKPVKYWYPWYTGVPKDAASRFDTEPPAEPPPAPQRPAWRARFHADANGIEGDEPVIDPVTGKVAREDVAPMWLGLVPAQIEESTGALRPATDDWPFLYTREARVPNQTWTSIALTLFLSLGLWIAFGGPKALGAGTAARPDYPAMLRAFFLGAGFMLVETKAVVEMALLFGGTWMVNTAVFAAILVMSLAGNLFAGKVNPKRLEPYYLGLFATLGIGLAVSPSAFLGTAPAVQVIGACALVFAPIAFAGVIFATSFKRTTQPDRVFGANVAGALVGGLAENSSVVLGFRLLLCVAVGFYLLSAAFGSRNLPDGAADRGV from the coding sequence ATGCGCGACCGCCCGGCCTTCGACTTGTTCCTCATCTCCTGGCTCGTGCTGTTCCTCGAACTCGCGTGCATCCGCTGGTTCCCGTCGCACGTCCTGTTCCTCACGTTCTTCGTCAACTTGGTGCTGCTGGCGTGCTTCGTCGGCATGTCCGTCGGGTGCCTCGTGAGCCGCCGGCCCAATAACTTCATCCGCCACACGCCGTACTGGTTGCTCCTCGGCACCGGCCTGGGACTCGTTGCCAACGTCAACTCCGACTACTTGCAAGCGGTGTTCGCGGTCGGGAACCCCGCGAAGCCGGACGTCGTGTACTTCGGGACCGAGGCGCCCGCCGTGTCCCGGAACCCGCTCCCGTTCACGGTGCCAATGGAACTGGTCGGCGCCCTGTTCTTTGTCATCATCGCCGGCATCATGGTCGGCCCCGGCCAGGAGATGGGGCGCGCGTTCAACCGCGTGACCAACCGCACCACCGCCTACTCCGCGAACCTGCTCGGGAGCCTCGTCGGGATCGGCACGTTCGCACTGAGTTCGGTCCTGAGGCTCCCGCCGATCGTGTGGTTCGGCCTCGCGGGCGCCGTCCTGGCGCTCTGGCTGTTGCGCAAAACCCCGGCGCCCGACGGGGCAGCGCCGGGAGCCGCCCCCACTCCGGCAGCGCCCACGATCCCGCTCGCGTGCCTGGTGACCGCGGTGGTGTTGACGTTCGCCACGTCCGGGTTCCTACCGATCTTCAACCGTGACACCATCTGGAGCGAATATTACCGCATCGACTCGCTCCGCCCCACCGCGGACGCGCCGAACCACACGATCAACACGAACCTCATCAGCCAACAGTTGATGGAACCGCGCAAAGATCCGCCGATCGCGGCGGTGGCATACGCGCTGCCCTACCTGTTCCAGCGCGACCTCAAGACCCCCGAGGGCGCCCCCGCGTGGAAGCCGTTCCAGCGCGTCCTCATCATCGGGGCCGGGAACGGCAACGACGTGGCCCGCGCGCTGCTCTGGGCCGCCCCGGACGCGCAGATCGACGCCGTCGAGATCGACCCCGTGATCCAGCAGCTCGGCGCGCAGTACCACCCGGACCAGCCGTTCCAGGACCCGCGCGTCAAAGTGTACATCAACGACGGCCGGAACTTCCTGCGCGATGCCAAGCCCGAAACCTACGACCTCGTCGTCTTCGCGCTGATCGATTCGTTGGTGCTCCAGTCCGGGTACTCGAACCTCCGACTCGAGAGCTACCTCTTTACACTCGAATCGTTTCAGGACGTGCGCCGGGTGCTGAAGCCCACCGGGGTGTACACCGTGTACAACTTCTTCCGGCACCCGTGGATCGCGGTGCGCATCCGGGAGCAGTTGCGTACCGCGTTCGGGGGCGTCGATCCGGTCGCGGTGACCACCCCGCCGACGGGCGCGATCCGGTTCACCGATCCGCTCGACCCGGGCATGTGTACCGGCCTCTTCGCGGGCAGCGCGGAGGTGCTGGCGCCGCTGAAGCGGGCGTTCGAGCCGCGCGCGGGGAAACCGGTCAAATACTGGTACCCGTGGTACACGGGCGTGCCGAAGGACGCGGCGTCCCGGTTCGACACAGAGCCGCCCGCGGAACCACCGCCCGCCCCCCAGCGCCCGGCGTGGCGCGCCCGCTTCCACGCGGACGCCAACGGTATCGAGGGCGACGAACCGGTCATCGACCCGGTTACCGGAAAGGTGGCACGAGAAGACGTCGCCCCGATGTGGCTCGGATTGGTTCCGGCCCAAATCGAGGAGAGCACCGGCGCCCTGCGCCCGGCAACGGACGACTGGCCGTTCCTCTACACGCGCGAGGCCCGGGTCCCCAACCAAACGTGGACCAGTATCGCCCTCACCCTGTTCCTGTCCCTCGGTTTGTGGATCGCCTTTGGCGGGCCGAAGGCGCTCGGCGCCGGAACCGCCGCCCGGCCCGACTACCCGGCGATGCTCCGGGCGTTCTTCCTCGGGGCCGGGTTCATGCTCGTCGAAACGAAGGCGGTCGTGGAAATGGCGCTCTTGTTCGGCGGGACGTGGATGGTTAACACCGCAGTGTTCGCGGCGATCCTGGTTATGAGCCTCGCGGGGAACCTGTTTGCGGGAAAAGTGAACCCGAAGCGTCTGGAGCCGTATTACCTCGGCCTGTTTGCCACACTCGGGATCGGGCTCGCGGTATCACCGAGCGCGTTTCTCGGAACGGCACCGGCGGTGCAAGTCATTGGGGCGTGTGCGTTAGTATTTGCGCCGATTGCGTTCGCTGGCGTGATCTTTGCCACGAGCTTCAAGCGCACTACCCAACCGGACCGCGTGTTCGGGGCCAACGTTGCAGGGGCGCTCGTCGGCGGCTTGGCCGAAAATTCCTCGGTGGTTCTTGGGTTCCGGTTGCTCTTGTGCGTGGCGGTCGGATTTTATTTGCTGTCGGCCGCGTTCGGAAGCCGCAATCTGCCCGACGGCGCGGCAGACCGAGGTGTATAA
- a CDS encoding S46 family peptidase, with protein sequence MTSRVPALAAATALIGFFMIPNVIQADEGMWLFSNPPRAQLKQYNFEPTQQWLDHVRLSSVRFNSGGSGSFVSPDGLVMTNHHVGAGDLEKVSTPEKNYLRDGFQAKTRAEEIKCKGLELNVLIDIKDVTAEVEKAVPAGTAPAAAFKLRTSKIAELEKAAAVPDKQIRADVVTLYAGGQYHLYTFKKYEDIRIVFAPEKQAAFYGGDPDNFEYPRFDLDVCFFRVYENDQPIKCAHYLKWSAAGSKADELVFVSGHPGRTNRANTVDELKYLRDTGYPYLLNRLNRLEVMLQAWSGRSEQNAQRAEEELFSIQNSRKARIGGLAGLMDPALMGRKESEQARLKAFIGQWNAPEAQAAATAFDSVAKAEKVRTELIKEMTVLENAGGFSSASFGIARTLLRASEELPKSGGERLREFADARLPSLKFGLFSDEPIFEDLETLKLADGLQFLAVTLGPDSDLVKKVLGGKSPRERAYELISGTKVRNPETRKKIFADIEAAAKGGKAADLAALNDPMIELARLVDGPSRALRKRFENEVDEPKRQAHAALAKAKFAMDGDKVYPDATFTLRLAFGTVKGYKEDGKDVPAFTTFEGLYKRSAEQSNKGAFELPKRWVEKKNKLDLSTPYNFVCTADIIGGNSGSPVINRNAEVVGLIFDGNIQSLVLDFIFDQDTARAVSVDSRAIVEALRKVYDANDLADELTGKAK encoded by the coding sequence GTGACTTCGCGTGTCCCCGCGCTGGCGGCTGCCACCGCCCTGATAGGGTTTTTCATGATCCCCAACGTCATCCAGGCCGACGAGGGCATGTGGTTGTTCAGCAACCCGCCCCGCGCCCAGCTCAAGCAGTACAACTTCGAGCCGACCCAGCAGTGGCTCGATCACGTGCGGCTCTCCAGCGTGCGGTTCAACTCCGGCGGGTCCGGGAGTTTCGTCTCGCCCGACGGCCTCGTGATGACCAACCACCACGTCGGCGCCGGCGACCTGGAGAAGGTGTCCACGCCCGAAAAGAACTACCTCCGGGACGGGTTCCAGGCCAAGACCCGGGCCGAAGAGATCAAGTGCAAGGGCCTGGAGCTGAACGTCCTCATCGACATTAAGGACGTGACGGCCGAGGTGGAGAAGGCGGTCCCCGCGGGCACCGCGCCGGCCGCGGCGTTCAAGCTCCGCACGTCCAAGATCGCCGAACTGGAGAAGGCCGCGGCCGTTCCGGACAAGCAGATTCGTGCCGACGTGGTCACGCTCTACGCGGGCGGCCAGTACCACCTCTACACGTTCAAGAAGTACGAGGACATTCGCATCGTGTTCGCGCCGGAGAAGCAGGCCGCGTTCTACGGCGGCGACCCGGACAACTTCGAGTACCCGCGGTTCGATCTCGACGTGTGCTTCTTCCGCGTTTACGAGAACGACCAGCCGATCAAGTGCGCCCACTATTTGAAGTGGAGCGCTGCGGGCAGCAAGGCGGACGAACTCGTGTTCGTGTCCGGGCACCCGGGGCGCACGAACCGCGCGAACACGGTCGACGAACTCAAGTACCTCCGGGACACCGGGTACCCGTACCTGCTCAACCGCCTCAACCGGCTCGAAGTCATGCTCCAAGCGTGGTCCGGCCGGAGCGAGCAAAACGCCCAGCGCGCGGAAGAGGAACTGTTCAGCATCCAGAACAGCCGCAAGGCACGCATCGGGGGCTTGGCGGGCCTAATGGACCCGGCGCTCATGGGGCGCAAGGAGTCGGAACAGGCGCGACTGAAGGCGTTCATCGGCCAGTGGAACGCACCCGAGGCGCAGGCCGCAGCGACCGCGTTTGATTCTGTCGCGAAGGCCGAGAAGGTTCGTACCGAGCTCATCAAAGAAATGACCGTACTGGAGAACGCGGGCGGGTTCAGCTCGGCCTCGTTCGGGATCGCTCGCACGCTCCTCCGCGCGTCCGAAGAGCTGCCCAAGTCCGGCGGCGAGCGGCTCCGCGAGTTCGCCGACGCCCGGCTCCCGTCGCTCAAGTTCGGCCTGTTCTCGGACGAGCCGATCTTTGAAGACCTCGAAACTCTGAAGCTCGCCGACGGCCTGCAGTTCCTCGCGGTCACGCTCGGGCCGGACTCGGACCTCGTGAAGAAGGTGCTCGGCGGCAAATCGCCGCGCGAACGGGCTTACGAACTCATTAGCGGCACGAAGGTCCGCAACCCGGAGACGCGGAAGAAGATCTTCGCCGACATCGAGGCCGCGGCCAAGGGCGGCAAGGCGGCCGATCTCGCGGCCCTGAACGATCCGATGATCGAACTCGCGCGCCTCGTCGACGGCCCGTCCCGGGCGCTCCGCAAGCGGTTCGAGAACGAGGTGGACGAGCCGAAGCGCCAGGCGCACGCGGCGCTGGCGAAGGCCAAGTTCGCGATGGACGGCGATAAGGTATACCCGGACGCCACGTTCACGCTGCGGCTCGCGTTCGGCACGGTGAAGGGCTACAAGGAGGACGGCAAGGACGTGCCCGCGTTCACCACCTTCGAGGGCCTCTACAAGCGCTCGGCCGAGCAGAGCAACAAGGGGGCGTTCGAGCTGCCCAAGCGGTGGGTGGAGAAGAAGAACAAGCTCGACCTCTCGACGCCCTATAACTTCGTCTGCACCGCGGACATCATCGGTGGCAACAGCGGGTCGCCGGTGATTAACCGCAACGCGGAAGTCGTCGGGCTGATCTTCGACGGCAACATCCAGTCGCTGGTACTCGACTTCATCTTCGACCAGGACACCGCCCGGGCCGTGTCGGTGGACAGTCGCGCGATCGTCGAGGCGCTGCGGAAGGTGTACGACGCCAACGACCTCGCCGACGAATTGACCGGGAAGGCCAAGTAA
- a CDS encoding DUF1501 domain-containing protein — MNLLSRCMGSPLSRRNFLHVGAIGALGLTLDQYMRLQAAEPAAKKKPKAEACIHIFLPGGQAHQESWDPKPFAPVEYRGQMGTVKTKIEGEVFNECLTKTAAIADQITVCRAMTHGEAAHERGTHNMFTGYRPSPALKFPSMGSVVSHELGVRNNLPPYVAVPNMPANDAGSGYLSSSFAPFSLGSDPANGGFRVQDLSLPGSVTPDRFATRRNMLDAVNAHFAGKEKSDNLDAMDTFYQRAYGLISSEKARDAFDINKEEAKLRDAYGRNTAGQRMLMARRLVEGGVRFVTLTYGGWDLHNDIINGTKSQLPQFDQAFATLITDLKQRGLFDSTLIMVSSEFGRTPKINGTAGRDHWPKVFSVVLAGGGIKKGFIYGKSDATASEPDEDGLTVEDLAHTVYDCLGIDATKKLMSPGDRPIDIVREGKTRKELLA; from the coding sequence ATGAACTTGCTGTCTCGTTGCATGGGTTCGCCGCTCAGCCGGAGAAACTTCCTGCACGTCGGGGCAATTGGTGCTCTCGGCCTGACCCTCGACCAGTACATGCGGCTGCAGGCCGCGGAACCGGCCGCGAAGAAGAAGCCGAAGGCCGAAGCCTGTATCCACATTTTCCTGCCCGGCGGTCAGGCCCACCAGGAGAGCTGGGACCCGAAGCCGTTCGCGCCGGTCGAGTACCGCGGGCAGATGGGCACCGTGAAGACCAAGATCGAGGGCGAGGTCTTCAACGAGTGCCTCACGAAGACCGCCGCGATCGCGGACCAGATCACCGTGTGCCGGGCGATGACCCACGGCGAAGCCGCCCACGAGCGCGGCACGCACAACATGTTCACCGGCTACCGCCCCAGCCCGGCGCTCAAGTTCCCCAGCATGGGCAGCGTGGTCAGCCACGAGCTCGGCGTGCGAAACAACCTCCCGCCCTACGTCGCGGTGCCGAACATGCCGGCCAACGACGCGGGCAGCGGGTACTTGTCGTCGTCCTTCGCCCCGTTCAGTTTGGGCAGCGACCCGGCCAATGGCGGGTTCCGCGTGCAGGACCTCAGCCTCCCGGGGAGCGTCACCCCCGACCGGTTCGCCACCCGGCGGAACATGCTCGACGCGGTGAACGCTCACTTCGCCGGTAAGGAGAAGTCGGACAACCTCGACGCGATGGACACCTTCTACCAGCGCGCCTACGGCCTGATCTCCAGCGAGAAGGCCCGCGACGCCTTCGACATCAACAAGGAAGAGGCCAAGCTCCGCGACGCCTACGGCCGCAACACCGCCGGCCAGCGGATGCTGATGGCCCGCCGGCTCGTCGAGGGCGGCGTCCGGTTCGTCACGCTCACCTACGGCGGGTGGGACCTGCACAACGACATCATCAACGGCACGAAGAGCCAGCTCCCGCAATTCGACCAAGCGTTCGCGACCCTCATCACCGACCTGAAGCAGCGCGGGCTGTTCGACAGCACGCTCATCATGGTGTCGAGTGAGTTCGGGCGCACGCCGAAGATCAACGGGACCGCCGGGCGCGACCACTGGCCGAAGGTGTTCAGCGTGGTGCTCGCCGGGGGCGGCATCAAGAAGGGCTTCATCTACGGCAAGTCCGACGCGACCGCCAGCGAACCCGACGAGGACGGGCTGACGGTCGAAGACCTGGCGCACACCGTTTACGACTGCCTGGGCATCGACGCGACCAAGAAACTCATGTCGCCCGGCGACCGCCCGATCGACATCGTCCGCGAGGGGAAGACCCGCAAGGAACTGTTGGCGTAA
- a CDS encoding PPC domain-containing protein: MLLRLVLPLCALCALCGETFAASPSLGGIQPRGAQRGTEAVLTFSGGRLADAQEVLVYYPGIAVKKLEVVNDATLKATVTIAPDCPLGEHAFRVRTASGISEVRTFWIGALPVVEEVEPNNDFDKPQPVPLNVTVHGIVQAEDQDYFVVECKKGQRLSVEVEGMRLGVTFFDPYVAILDAKRFELATGDDSALSAQDGGCSVVVPADGKYIVQIRESAYGGNGACQYRLHIGNFPRPTAVVPAGGKPGEELEVTFLGDPSGPIKQKVKLPANPDDQWRLHCQTPEGIHPAGFKFRVANLPNALETPNNGAPATASPGAAPGAFNGVVSAPNETDYFKFAAKKGQVFDARCFARQLGSPLDPVLYFGNATGGVIAANDDSGGPDSYFRLTIPADGDYTLWVHDHLKKGGADYFYRIELTPVAAAISTTIPKVDGNNPANQDRQTITVPKGGRNAVLVIANRADFGGPLNIGLDKLPAGVTLTAEQMEAGLNVVPVVFDAKPDAPTAGHLAVITAVHPDPNVKASYKLSLDAALVLGPPNQTVYARHEINRTAVAVGEVAPYSIEVIEPKVPLVQNGSFNLRVVAKRAAGFKGAITVFPLWTPPGMGIQGSAVIPEGQTETVLPMNAAPDAGARKWKTAVHAVADAGKGPVWVSSQLFALEVAAPVVTLAMERPAVEQGGQTQLFCKVAVTRPFEGKAKVTVYGLPTKVTTQVLEVTKDTKEIAFPIVADKTSPIGQHNVFAQVVIDKGGELITGNTGGTQLRIDAPLPPKVAATPTPQPNPMTPKPPTPTPATPEKRLTRLEQLRKEAEEREKAAASGTQPPPKKEEPKKP, from the coding sequence ATGCTTCTTCGTCTCGTGCTTCCTCTCTGTGCCCTTTGCGCCCTCTGCGGTGAAACATTTGCCGCGTCTCCCTCGCTCGGCGGAATCCAGCCGCGCGGGGCGCAGCGCGGCACCGAAGCCGTACTCACGTTCTCCGGCGGGCGCCTCGCGGACGCACAGGAGGTGCTCGTCTATTACCCCGGCATCGCGGTCAAGAAGCTCGAAGTCGTCAACGACGCGACGCTGAAGGCCACGGTCACGATCGCACCGGATTGCCCCCTCGGTGAGCACGCCTTTCGTGTTCGGACCGCGTCGGGAATCTCGGAGGTGCGCACATTTTGGATCGGGGCACTTCCAGTCGTGGAAGAGGTCGAGCCGAACAACGATTTCGACAAGCCGCAACCGGTCCCGCTGAACGTGACCGTTCACGGCATCGTTCAAGCGGAAGACCAGGATTACTTCGTCGTCGAGTGCAAGAAGGGCCAGCGCCTCTCGGTCGAAGTCGAAGGAATGCGTTTGGGCGTCACGTTCTTCGATCCCTACGTCGCGATCCTCGACGCGAAGCGGTTTGAACTCGCGACCGGCGACGACTCTGCGCTCAGCGCGCAAGACGGCGGGTGCTCGGTCGTGGTCCCGGCCGACGGCAAGTACATCGTCCAGATCCGCGAGAGCGCCTACGGCGGCAACGGTGCGTGCCAGTACCGTCTGCACATTGGCAACTTCCCGCGGCCTACAGCGGTTGTGCCCGCAGGCGGCAAACCGGGCGAAGAACTGGAAGTCACCTTCCTCGGCGACCCGTCCGGGCCGATCAAGCAGAAGGTCAAGCTCCCCGCGAACCCGGACGACCAGTGGCGGCTGCACTGCCAGACGCCCGAGGGGATTCACCCCGCCGGCTTCAAGTTCCGCGTCGCGAACCTGCCCAACGCGCTCGAAACACCGAACAACGGCGCGCCCGCGACCGCCAGCCCCGGCGCCGCGCCCGGTGCGTTCAACGGCGTCGTGAGCGCACCGAACGAAACCGACTACTTCAAGTTCGCCGCGAAGAAGGGCCAGGTGTTCGACGCCCGGTGCTTCGCCCGGCAACTCGGCTCGCCGCTCGACCCGGTGCTCTACTTCGGCAACGCGACCGGCGGGGTGATCGCCGCCAACGACGATAGCGGTGGCCCGGACAGCTACTTCCGCCTCACGATCCCGGCCGATGGTGACTACACGCTCTGGGTTCACGACCACCTGAAGAAGGGCGGCGCGGACTACTTCTACCGCATCGAACTGACGCCGGTCGCGGCCGCGATCAGCACCACCATCCCCAAAGTTGACGGCAACAACCCCGCGAACCAGGACCGCCAGACGATTACCGTTCCGAAGGGCGGGCGGAACGCGGTGCTCGTGATCGCGAACCGCGCCGACTTCGGCGGCCCACTCAACATCGGGTTGGATAAGCTCCCCGCGGGCGTCACGCTGACCGCGGAACAAATGGAAGCGGGGCTGAACGTCGTTCCCGTGGTGTTCGACGCCAAGCCGGACGCACCGACCGCGGGCCACCTCGCGGTAATCACCGCGGTCCACCCCGACCCCAACGTAAAGGCGTCGTACAAATTGTCGCTCGATGCGGCGCTCGTTCTCGGTCCGCCGAACCAGACCGTGTACGCGCGGCACGAAATCAACCGCACCGCGGTCGCGGTCGGTGAGGTCGCACCGTACTCGATCGAGGTGATCGAGCCGAAAGTGCCGCTCGTGCAGAACGGCTCGTTCAACCTCCGTGTCGTCGCCAAGCGCGCCGCGGGCTTCAAGGGCGCGATCACGGTGTTCCCGCTGTGGACCCCGCCGGGCATGGGCATTCAAGGCTCCGCGGTGATCCCCGAGGGTCAAACAGAAACCGTGCTGCCGATGAACGCGGCCCCGGACGCGGGCGCCCGCAAGTGGAAGACGGCCGTTCACGCGGTGGCGGACGCGGGCAAAGGCCCGGTCTGGGTTTCGAGCCAACTGTTCGCGCTCGAAGTCGCGGCCCCCGTCGTCACCCTCGCGATGGAGCGCCCGGCCGTTGAACAGGGCGGGCAAACGCAACTATTCTGCAAGGTCGCGGTGACGCGACCGTTCGAGGGCAAGGCGAAGGTGACCGTCTACGGCCTCCCGACGAAGGTCACGACTCAGGTTTTGGAAGTCACGAAGGACACGAAGGAGATCGCGTTCCCGATCGTCGCGGACAAGACCAGCCCCATCGGTCAGCACAACGTCTTCGCACAAGTGGTGATCGACAAGGGCGGCGAGCTCATCACGGGGAACACCGGCGGTACGCAGCTCCGCATCGACGCCCCGCTCCCGCCGAAGGTCGCGGCCACCCCGACACCACAACCGAACCCGATGACGCCGAAGCCGCCCACCCCGACACCGGCGACGCCCGAAAAGCGGCTCACGCGCCTCGAGCAGCTCCGCAAGGAAGCCGAGGAGCGCGAGAAGGCCGCGGCCAGTGGCACGCAACCGCCACCCAAGAAAGAAGAGCCGAAGAAGCCGTGA
- a CDS encoding addiction module protein — MSEAAEKLKTAILELPLAERLEVMDALAASLPPDDVTEDNTAFDAVLQRRAEDLDSGRVKGVPANEVMERLRAKYAK, encoded by the coding sequence ATGAGCGAAGCCGCCGAGAAACTGAAAACGGCCATACTGGAACTGCCCCTCGCGGAGCGGCTAGAGGTGATGGACGCGCTTGCTGCGTCGCTTCCGCCCGATGACGTCACGGAAGACAATACCGCCTTCGATGCGGTGCTCCAACGCCGTGCAGAAGACCTGGATAGTGGGCGGGTGAAGGGTGTACCGGCAAACGAAGTGATGGAACGGCTCCGTGCGAAGTACGCAAAATGA